The sequence GATACTATCAATAGCGGCAAGCTGTTGCTCTGCTGAAAATACTGGACTTTCAATCAAAGACTGTAGGTCATCATTTTTTGCAATTACTTGCGCAAAAGACGAAAGTTCTTTTTCCACAGCCTCGACACAGTTGGCTTCAGACGCAAGATCAAATAGGGACCCTGCATACCGCTGGGCAACTGATGAAATAAGCGAAGACGTTTCTGTCACGATTACTTGTCTCTTTCCCCAAGCATAGGCCCACCCTTAAAAAGGATTCGACCTTTCGGTTTCAATTAATTTCAGCACAATAGGCATTTTTTCAAAAATGGCAACACTGAAAGTTGAAGAGCATCTAGCATAGACATTCATGGCGTGCAACACCAAGCTGGAAGCCTTTTGCGCGGTTCCTTATGTTTTTCCACGTTTTTGCCATTATTTTTATGTGATATGGAAGACTTCTAATTTAAATAAAACTTGATTTAGCGCATAATCCCTTTGCTTACTATCAATCCGCAAGCAGGTGATTCCTCTCATTGTAGTTTCGCAAAATGCGCGATTAACCTAATTTATTTTTCTTACTAATCCCATGCAACTCTCTTTTAAACCTATCAATATTGGTGATGTTTTTGATATAAAGGACGCATTTAGAAGATAATTTTTCAAAACCCATAATAGCGGTGGTAATATTGCCGCAATTACGCTATAAGCTTGCCATTGTATTTAGGATTTAATTATCCATACATTTTTAACCCTTGTCTGGACGACATCCCGGCTAGGGCGTTTTTTCTTTAATTTTTGAAAGGATATATGATGTCGATTACTGCTGAACGTAAACAAGCTCTTATCAATGAATATGCAACAAAAGCCGGTGACACTGGTTCACCAGAAGTACAAGTTGCTGTTTTGTCAGAGCGTATTGTTAATCTTACCGAGCATTTTAAAACCCACAAAAAGGATAACCATTCTCGCCGTGGTCTTTTGAAGCTGGTTTCGCAACGTCGTAGCCTTTTGGATTACCTTAAGAAAATCGACCTTGCTCGTTATCAGACTTTGATTTCAAAGCTTGGTTTGCGCCGTTAAGCCAAATTGCCCTGTCCCATTTGAATATGGGGCAGGGTAAAATTTTTGAAGTTTACGCTTATGTTTTATCGGTTATCACCTTAAGATAATGAGTTTAATTTCACACAAAATACGATTATTTTTATAATATTGCTGATATTATAAACGATCATTTTGATACCTATTATTAATTGCTGTGAAAAACACTTTCTATCCAAGATTATGA comes from Bartonella sp. HY038 and encodes:
- the rpsO gene encoding 30S ribosomal protein S15 translates to MSITAERKQALINEYATKAGDTGSPEVQVAVLSERIVNLTEHFKTHKKDNHSRRGLLKLVSQRRSLLDYLKKIDLARYQTLISKLGLRR